In Perca fluviatilis chromosome 18, GENO_Pfluv_1.0, whole genome shotgun sequence, one genomic interval encodes:
- the churc1 gene encoding protein Churchill translates to MCNGCVQKEYPDRGNTCLENGSYLMNYLGCANCHQRDFVLISNKATEDDDGEEIVTYDHVCKNCDHIIARHEYTFSVVDEYQEYTMLCMLCGKAEDSISVLPDDPRQSAPLF, encoded by the exons ATGTGCAACGGCTGTGTGCAAAAAGAATACCCAGACCGG GGGAACACTTGTTTGGAGAATGGCTCTTACCTGATGAACTACCTGGGCTGTGCCAACTGCCATCAGAGGGACTTTGTGCTGATCAGCAATAAAGCCACAGAGGATGACGATGGAGAGGAGATCGTAACATATGACC ATGTTTGCAAAAATTGTGACCATATCATCGCCAGGCACGAATACACTTTTTCTGTTGTTGATGAATACCAG GAGTACACTATGCTCTGCATGCTGTGTGGAAAGGCAGAGGACTCCATCAGTGTGTTACCAGATGACCCCAGACAGTCTGCGCCTCTCTTCTAG
- the znf106b gene encoding zinc finger protein 106 isoform X1, producing MAQVQNPRGKLGKMPVKKKKKNNPQSSKKAKINYCILCRRSHLKIEAHEHVHGMLHHRELETVLGKDSFHECQACKASSMGLNEYAQHISTAQHKAKLKSLIAKNIKPISLCKTLSKETMARILERNKTLKKEEKKVKGKKKKKQKQVAGQRANMQQGASKKNEVMSKQVKMRRLQQETYQQGGNNAVVQNKENKVSSLQKPLHQREPTLQNQSGRLPCLSGEPAGQTRHYPQVRDQFTQSAQQLRYDENFSVKIESSQTGRLVRRPDNTQAGAANKPGRTTWPTISQNGYYNQQYDGDFTSDHLPHNGAIIFVHDQNESTGSTQPEQECSAQPASANGSANAAPIRDVDVSAMLRQIRRALGVREPCRADREARKQNSDVGVRGADRCTTQQAGAEREQQTGGSFRNNVKKAALHITSAAATPVQSSQVNSTAPSNIAPPKPKQTTFKMTQGTTQNCEKSSVFASNSNGPSNSREGESQGTLDSQCSTTSSEPNLNITRKVRIAHDLAKVQGGKEARLKPTLNKMFSLSGAKSKSNWRTIYEETKRKKQERGKGTPRFGIKLANPLSDQESSTHAKDNDISLSEGFHWESFPNSPSGAHWTKLAPPPQDTANNDSRPETQSDSELLEPSEQPGAALEGCSSQTVEALSVKVEPNLEDENGDMRANSSASKRKHNRNDGISDKEPSGKKKKTKSNKDQSQMDQLLSVSLREDELSHSLQDLDKSLVQARNALQAAYTEVQRLLLLRQQFTAEVNSLRAQRIEILQGMQGGYTGASNVAEKAPTSSAGANASVQPSLSPLPSFSAFPTSYSQQQSPTNQASSISPLALPTMPVKQEIFQLSPAGQASQFSKTLSCNSDTLQIPASQPVPLFPSDLLPSLLHQSPHLAAHTTAVTPLKPLKTECSTSTNDFPESSAGQQTVRMSADPDSEEEMGGNLCIEQIKEKEPAAEKPVSTFDPKTGQNASAAAPDDDGGNESDDSVKMVEPSGLVVIDIDESDNEDSPNVPVHREPPQKSVSVEFSSLSTQTFQQNYVERKVQPTFVPVDVGEDEEPSVGSFFNHTGPVHGLHVHEGRLYTCSGDNTARAYSLMTRECQAVFEGHTNKVNCLLVSSLPNMPSRLYTGSSDQTIRCYSIKTTKCLEQISLSDRVLCLHIAWNSLYAGLANGSVASYELKTLKNLDVLECHGPRGVSCLGTAQEGARRVLLVGSYDSTISVRDAKSGLLLRTLEGHTKTVLCMKVVNDLVFSGSSDTSVHAHNIHTGELVRIYKGHDHAVTSIVILGKVMVTACLDKLVRVYELQSHDRLQVYGGHSDMVMCMAVHKSVIYTGCYDGSVQAVKLNLMKNYRCWWQNCALIFGMAEHLVQHLVRDHSNPNLQAVKCRWRGCSTFFGTQQSVKQKLPEHMQRHVENDSTIQP from the exons ATGGCACAGGTTCAAAACCCACGTGGTAAGCTGGGCAAAATGCccgtgaagaagaagaagaagaacaacccACAGTCCTCCAAGAAGGCCAAAATAAACTACTGTATTTTGTGTCGCAGGTCCCATTTGAAAATT GAAGCACACGAGCATGTGCATGGTATGCTGCATCACAGAGAGCTGGAGACAGTGCTGGGCAA GGATTCATTTCATGAATGTCAGGCGTGTAAAGCATCCTCCATGGGCTTAAATGAGTATGCTCAGCACATTTCCACTGCGCAACACAAAGCCAAGTTGAAGAGTTTGATTGCTAAAAATATAAAGCCCATCTCTCTGTGTAAGACTCTGAGCAAAGAGACCATGGCccggatcttggagagaaacaAGACACTAAAAAAAGAGGA GAAGAAAGTAAagggcaagaaaaaaaagaaacagaagcaAGTAGCTGGTCAGCGTGCAAACATGCAACAGGGAGCCAGCAAAAAAAATGAAGTGATGTCCAAACAAGTGAAGATGAGGAGACTGCAACAGGAAACCTACCAGCAAGGAGGAAACAATGCTGTTGTTCAAAACAAAGAGAATAAAGTGTCCAGTCTGCAAAAGCCTCTTCACCAAAGAGAACCAACTCTGCAGAATCAAAGCGGAAGATTGCCTTGTTTGTCAGGAGAGCCTGCAGGTCAAACTCGTCATTACCCTCAGGTTCGAGACCAGTTCACCCAATCAGCTCAGCAGCTAAGGTATGATGAAAACTTTTCGGTCAAAATTGAGAGCTCCCAAACAGGCAGACTTGTTAGAAGACCAGACAACACTCAAGCAGGTGCCGCTAACAAGCCAGGAAGAACAACATGGCCTACCATCAGCCAGAATGGCTATTACAACCAGCAATACGATGGAGACTTCACCAGTGATCACCTTCCTCATAATGGAGCCATCATCTTCGTTCATGACCAGAATGAGAGTACGGGATCTACTCAGCCAGAACAAGAATGTTCAGCTCAACCCGCTTCAGCAAACGGATCCGCCAACGCAGCTCCCATACGGGATGTCGACGTTAGTGCAATGCTACGGCAAATCAGGAGAGCGCTGGGCGTGAGGGAGCCGTGCAGAGCCGACCGTGAAGCCCGGAAGCAGAACAGTGATGTAGGTGTCCGGGGGGCTGATCGCTGCACCACGCAACAAGCTGGAGctgagagagagcagcagacaGGTGGCTCCTTTAGGAACAATGTCAAGAAGGCTGCACTTCATATCACCTCTGCTGCAGCTACACCTGTGCAATCCTCACAGGTCAACAGCACTGCTCCCTCCAATATTGCTCCTCCTAAGCCAAAGCAGACAACATTCAAAATGACACAAGGAACAACTCAGAATTGTGAGAAGAGCTCAGTGTTTGCAAGTAACTCAAATGGACCATCAAACAGCAGGGAGGGAGAATCTCAAGGGACCCTCGACAGCCAGTGCTCGACCACATCCTCTGAGCCCAACCTGAACATCACCCGAAAGGTTCGAATTGCCCATGACTTAGCCAAAGTTCAGGGGGGAAAAGAGGCTAGGCTTAAACCAACACTGAATAAAATGTTCAGCTTATCAGGGGCCAAGAGTAAGTCGAACTGGAGGACGATATATGAGGAGACGAAAAGGAAAAAGCAGGAAAGGGGCAAAGGCACCCCCAG GTTTGGAATTAAGTTGGCAAACCCTCTGTCTGACCAAGAAAGCTCAACACACGCAAAGGACAATGACATAAGTCTGTCAGAAGGCTTCCACTGGGAGTCGTTCCCAAACAGTCCTTCAGGTGCGCACTGGACCAAACTAGCTCCTCCGCCCCAGGACACAGCAAATAATGACTCTCGCCCAGAAACCCAGTCAGATTCTGAGCTGCTGGAGCCTTCGGAGCAGCCTGGTGCAGCACTGGAAGGCTGCAGCAGTCAGACAGTCGAAGCTCTCTCTGTGAAGGTGGAGCCAAACTTGGAGGATGAGAATGGAGATATGAGAGCCAACAGTAGTGCTAGCAAGAGGAAACACAACAGG AACGATGGCATTTCTGATAAGGAGCCaagtggaaaaaagaaaaaaacaaagtcaaaCAAAG ACCAGAGCCAAATGGACCagcttctgtctgtgtctctgaggGAGGATGAGCTGAGCCACTCCTTGCAGGATCTGGACAAGTCTCTGGTCCAGGCTCGCAATGCCCTGCAAGCTGCCTACACAGAAGTCCAAAGACTCCTGCTATTGAGACAGCAG TTTACTGCTGAGGTCAACAGTCTGAGAGCCCAGCGCATCGAAATCCTGCAAGGGATGCAAG GAGGGTACACAGGTGCATCTAATGTAGCAGAGAAAGCCCCCACCTCATCAGCAGGAGCTAATGCTAGCGTGCAGCCAAGCCTCTCTCCCCTTCCTTCCTTTAGTGCTTTCCCGACCTCCTACAGCCAGCAACAATCTCCTACAAACCAAGCATCTTCCATTAGCCCCCTTGCCCTGCCAACCATGCCAGTAAAGCAAGAAATATTCCAACTATCCCCAGCTGGACAGGCTAGTCAATTTTCCAAAACATTGTCCTGTAACTCTGATACACTTCAAATACCTGCAAGCCAACCTGTACCCTTGTTTCCCTCTGATTTGCTCCCTTCACTGCTGCATCAGTCACCACACTTAGCTGCTCATACAACTGCTGTTACCCCTCTCAAACCACTCAAAACAGAGTGCTCTACATCAACAAATGATTTCCCTGAATCATCTGCCGGGCAACAGACAGTGAGGATGTCAGCTGACCCTGATTCTGAGGAAGAGATGGGAGGAAATCTCTGCATAGaacaaattaaagaaaaagagCCAGCAGCAGAGAAGCCAGTGTCCACGTTTGACCCCAAAACAGGTCAAAATGCATCTGCTGCAGCACCAGACGACGATGGAGGGAACGAGAGCGACGACTCTGTCAAAATGGTGGAGCCCTCCGGCCTGGTAGTCATCGACATTGATGAATCGGACAATGAGGATTCACCAAATGTTCCGGTCCACCGAGAGCCTCCTCAGAAGTCAGTCAGTGTGGAGTTCAGTTCTTTAAGCACACAGACGTTTCAGCAAAATTACGTTGAGAG AAAAGTTCAGCCCACGTTTGTGCCAGTTGACGTGGGCGAGGATGAGGAGCCGTCCGTGGGATCTTTTTTCAATCACACAGGCCCCGTCCACGGCCTCCATGTTCACGAGGGTCGGTTGTACACATGTTCAGGGGACAACACAGCACGGGCCTACAGTCTGATG ACCAGGGAATGCCAAGCAGTATTTGAGGGTCACACAAACAAAGTCAACTGTCTGCTGGTGTCGTCGCTCCCAAACATGCCGTCACGCCTCTACACCGGATCCAGTGACCAGACTATTCGCTGTTACAGCATAAAG ACCACAAAGTGTCTGGAGCAGATCTCTCTCTCAGACAGAGTGTTGTGTTTGCACATTGCCTGGAACAGCCTGTATGCTGGACTCGCCAATGGATCAGTGGCTAGCTATGAGTTAAAG ACTCTGAAGAACTTAGATGTGCTTGAGTGCCACGGCCCGCGAGGTGTGAGCTGTCTGGGTACAGCACAGGAGGGCGCCCGCCGAGTGCTGCTGGTTGGCTCCTACGACAGCACCATCAGCGTACGAGACGCCAAGAGTGGCCTGCTGCTGCGCACGCTGGAGGGTCACACCAAAACTGTACTCTGTATGAAG GTGGTGAATGACTTGGTCTTTAGCGGCTCCAGTGACACATCTGTTCATGCCCACAACATCCAC ACGGGTGAGTTGGTTCGTATCTACAAGGGTCACGATCATGCTGTCACATCAATAGTGATCTTAGGGAAAGTGATGGTGACAGCCTGTCTGGATAAACTGGTCCGAGTTTATGAGCTACAG TCCCATGACCGCCTGCAGGTGTACGGGGGTCACAGTGACATGGTGATGTGCATGGCCGTACATAAAAGTGTG ATCTATACAGGCTGTTATGATGGCAGTGTTCAAGCTGTGAAGCTCAACTTGATGAAGAACTACCGCTGCTGG TGGCAGAATTGCGCTCTGATCTTCGGCATGGCGGAGCATCTTGTACAGCACCTTGTCAGAGATCACAGCAACCCCAATCTGCAAGCGGTCAAATGTCGCTGGAGAGGCTGCAGCACATTTTTTGGCACACAGCAGTCTGTTAAGCAG
- the znf106b gene encoding zinc finger protein 106 isoform X2: MAQVQNPRGKLGKMPVKKKKKNNPQSSKKAKINYCILCRRSHLKIEAHEHVHGMLHHRELETVLGKDSFHECQACKASSMGLNEYAQHISTAQHKAKLKSLIAKNIKPISLCKTLSKETMARILERNKTLKKEKKVKGKKKKKQKQVAGQRANMQQGASKKNEVMSKQVKMRRLQQETYQQGGNNAVVQNKENKVSSLQKPLHQREPTLQNQSGRLPCLSGEPAGQTRHYPQVRDQFTQSAQQLRYDENFSVKIESSQTGRLVRRPDNTQAGAANKPGRTTWPTISQNGYYNQQYDGDFTSDHLPHNGAIIFVHDQNESTGSTQPEQECSAQPASANGSANAAPIRDVDVSAMLRQIRRALGVREPCRADREARKQNSDVGVRGADRCTTQQAGAEREQQTGGSFRNNVKKAALHITSAAATPVQSSQVNSTAPSNIAPPKPKQTTFKMTQGTTQNCEKSSVFASNSNGPSNSREGESQGTLDSQCSTTSSEPNLNITRKVRIAHDLAKVQGGKEARLKPTLNKMFSLSGAKSKSNWRTIYEETKRKKQERGKGTPRFGIKLANPLSDQESSTHAKDNDISLSEGFHWESFPNSPSGAHWTKLAPPPQDTANNDSRPETQSDSELLEPSEQPGAALEGCSSQTVEALSVKVEPNLEDENGDMRANSSASKRKHNRNDGISDKEPSGKKKKTKSNKDQSQMDQLLSVSLREDELSHSLQDLDKSLVQARNALQAAYTEVQRLLLLRQQFTAEVNSLRAQRIEILQGMQGGYTGASNVAEKAPTSSAGANASVQPSLSPLPSFSAFPTSYSQQQSPTNQASSISPLALPTMPVKQEIFQLSPAGQASQFSKTLSCNSDTLQIPASQPVPLFPSDLLPSLLHQSPHLAAHTTAVTPLKPLKTECSTSTNDFPESSAGQQTVRMSADPDSEEEMGGNLCIEQIKEKEPAAEKPVSTFDPKTGQNASAAAPDDDGGNESDDSVKMVEPSGLVVIDIDESDNEDSPNVPVHREPPQKSVSVEFSSLSTQTFQQNYVERKVQPTFVPVDVGEDEEPSVGSFFNHTGPVHGLHVHEGRLYTCSGDNTARAYSLMTRECQAVFEGHTNKVNCLLVSSLPNMPSRLYTGSSDQTIRCYSIKTTKCLEQISLSDRVLCLHIAWNSLYAGLANGSVASYELKTLKNLDVLECHGPRGVSCLGTAQEGARRVLLVGSYDSTISVRDAKSGLLLRTLEGHTKTVLCMKVVNDLVFSGSSDTSVHAHNIHTGELVRIYKGHDHAVTSIVILGKVMVTACLDKLVRVYELQSHDRLQVYGGHSDMVMCMAVHKSVIYTGCYDGSVQAVKLNLMKNYRCWWQNCALIFGMAEHLVQHLVRDHSNPNLQAVKCRWRGCSTFFGTQQSVKQKLPEHMQRHVENDSTIQP; encoded by the exons ATGGCACAGGTTCAAAACCCACGTGGTAAGCTGGGCAAAATGCccgtgaagaagaagaagaagaacaacccACAGTCCTCCAAGAAGGCCAAAATAAACTACTGTATTTTGTGTCGCAGGTCCCATTTGAAAATT GAAGCACACGAGCATGTGCATGGTATGCTGCATCACAGAGAGCTGGAGACAGTGCTGGGCAA GGATTCATTTCATGAATGTCAGGCGTGTAAAGCATCCTCCATGGGCTTAAATGAGTATGCTCAGCACATTTCCACTGCGCAACACAAAGCCAAGTTGAAGAGTTTGATTGCTAAAAATATAAAGCCCATCTCTCTGTGTAAGACTCTGAGCAAAGAGACCATGGCccggatcttggagagaaacaAGACACTAAAAAAAGA GAAGAAAGTAAagggcaagaaaaaaaagaaacagaagcaAGTAGCTGGTCAGCGTGCAAACATGCAACAGGGAGCCAGCAAAAAAAATGAAGTGATGTCCAAACAAGTGAAGATGAGGAGACTGCAACAGGAAACCTACCAGCAAGGAGGAAACAATGCTGTTGTTCAAAACAAAGAGAATAAAGTGTCCAGTCTGCAAAAGCCTCTTCACCAAAGAGAACCAACTCTGCAGAATCAAAGCGGAAGATTGCCTTGTTTGTCAGGAGAGCCTGCAGGTCAAACTCGTCATTACCCTCAGGTTCGAGACCAGTTCACCCAATCAGCTCAGCAGCTAAGGTATGATGAAAACTTTTCGGTCAAAATTGAGAGCTCCCAAACAGGCAGACTTGTTAGAAGACCAGACAACACTCAAGCAGGTGCCGCTAACAAGCCAGGAAGAACAACATGGCCTACCATCAGCCAGAATGGCTATTACAACCAGCAATACGATGGAGACTTCACCAGTGATCACCTTCCTCATAATGGAGCCATCATCTTCGTTCATGACCAGAATGAGAGTACGGGATCTACTCAGCCAGAACAAGAATGTTCAGCTCAACCCGCTTCAGCAAACGGATCCGCCAACGCAGCTCCCATACGGGATGTCGACGTTAGTGCAATGCTACGGCAAATCAGGAGAGCGCTGGGCGTGAGGGAGCCGTGCAGAGCCGACCGTGAAGCCCGGAAGCAGAACAGTGATGTAGGTGTCCGGGGGGCTGATCGCTGCACCACGCAACAAGCTGGAGctgagagagagcagcagacaGGTGGCTCCTTTAGGAACAATGTCAAGAAGGCTGCACTTCATATCACCTCTGCTGCAGCTACACCTGTGCAATCCTCACAGGTCAACAGCACTGCTCCCTCCAATATTGCTCCTCCTAAGCCAAAGCAGACAACATTCAAAATGACACAAGGAACAACTCAGAATTGTGAGAAGAGCTCAGTGTTTGCAAGTAACTCAAATGGACCATCAAACAGCAGGGAGGGAGAATCTCAAGGGACCCTCGACAGCCAGTGCTCGACCACATCCTCTGAGCCCAACCTGAACATCACCCGAAAGGTTCGAATTGCCCATGACTTAGCCAAAGTTCAGGGGGGAAAAGAGGCTAGGCTTAAACCAACACTGAATAAAATGTTCAGCTTATCAGGGGCCAAGAGTAAGTCGAACTGGAGGACGATATATGAGGAGACGAAAAGGAAAAAGCAGGAAAGGGGCAAAGGCACCCCCAG GTTTGGAATTAAGTTGGCAAACCCTCTGTCTGACCAAGAAAGCTCAACACACGCAAAGGACAATGACATAAGTCTGTCAGAAGGCTTCCACTGGGAGTCGTTCCCAAACAGTCCTTCAGGTGCGCACTGGACCAAACTAGCTCCTCCGCCCCAGGACACAGCAAATAATGACTCTCGCCCAGAAACCCAGTCAGATTCTGAGCTGCTGGAGCCTTCGGAGCAGCCTGGTGCAGCACTGGAAGGCTGCAGCAGTCAGACAGTCGAAGCTCTCTCTGTGAAGGTGGAGCCAAACTTGGAGGATGAGAATGGAGATATGAGAGCCAACAGTAGTGCTAGCAAGAGGAAACACAACAGG AACGATGGCATTTCTGATAAGGAGCCaagtggaaaaaagaaaaaaacaaagtcaaaCAAAG ACCAGAGCCAAATGGACCagcttctgtctgtgtctctgaggGAGGATGAGCTGAGCCACTCCTTGCAGGATCTGGACAAGTCTCTGGTCCAGGCTCGCAATGCCCTGCAAGCTGCCTACACAGAAGTCCAAAGACTCCTGCTATTGAGACAGCAG TTTACTGCTGAGGTCAACAGTCTGAGAGCCCAGCGCATCGAAATCCTGCAAGGGATGCAAG GAGGGTACACAGGTGCATCTAATGTAGCAGAGAAAGCCCCCACCTCATCAGCAGGAGCTAATGCTAGCGTGCAGCCAAGCCTCTCTCCCCTTCCTTCCTTTAGTGCTTTCCCGACCTCCTACAGCCAGCAACAATCTCCTACAAACCAAGCATCTTCCATTAGCCCCCTTGCCCTGCCAACCATGCCAGTAAAGCAAGAAATATTCCAACTATCCCCAGCTGGACAGGCTAGTCAATTTTCCAAAACATTGTCCTGTAACTCTGATACACTTCAAATACCTGCAAGCCAACCTGTACCCTTGTTTCCCTCTGATTTGCTCCCTTCACTGCTGCATCAGTCACCACACTTAGCTGCTCATACAACTGCTGTTACCCCTCTCAAACCACTCAAAACAGAGTGCTCTACATCAACAAATGATTTCCCTGAATCATCTGCCGGGCAACAGACAGTGAGGATGTCAGCTGACCCTGATTCTGAGGAAGAGATGGGAGGAAATCTCTGCATAGaacaaattaaagaaaaagagCCAGCAGCAGAGAAGCCAGTGTCCACGTTTGACCCCAAAACAGGTCAAAATGCATCTGCTGCAGCACCAGACGACGATGGAGGGAACGAGAGCGACGACTCTGTCAAAATGGTGGAGCCCTCCGGCCTGGTAGTCATCGACATTGATGAATCGGACAATGAGGATTCACCAAATGTTCCGGTCCACCGAGAGCCTCCTCAGAAGTCAGTCAGTGTGGAGTTCAGTTCTTTAAGCACACAGACGTTTCAGCAAAATTACGTTGAGAG AAAAGTTCAGCCCACGTTTGTGCCAGTTGACGTGGGCGAGGATGAGGAGCCGTCCGTGGGATCTTTTTTCAATCACACAGGCCCCGTCCACGGCCTCCATGTTCACGAGGGTCGGTTGTACACATGTTCAGGGGACAACACAGCACGGGCCTACAGTCTGATG ACCAGGGAATGCCAAGCAGTATTTGAGGGTCACACAAACAAAGTCAACTGTCTGCTGGTGTCGTCGCTCCCAAACATGCCGTCACGCCTCTACACCGGATCCAGTGACCAGACTATTCGCTGTTACAGCATAAAG ACCACAAAGTGTCTGGAGCAGATCTCTCTCTCAGACAGAGTGTTGTGTTTGCACATTGCCTGGAACAGCCTGTATGCTGGACTCGCCAATGGATCAGTGGCTAGCTATGAGTTAAAG ACTCTGAAGAACTTAGATGTGCTTGAGTGCCACGGCCCGCGAGGTGTGAGCTGTCTGGGTACAGCACAGGAGGGCGCCCGCCGAGTGCTGCTGGTTGGCTCCTACGACAGCACCATCAGCGTACGAGACGCCAAGAGTGGCCTGCTGCTGCGCACGCTGGAGGGTCACACCAAAACTGTACTCTGTATGAAG GTGGTGAATGACTTGGTCTTTAGCGGCTCCAGTGACACATCTGTTCATGCCCACAACATCCAC ACGGGTGAGTTGGTTCGTATCTACAAGGGTCACGATCATGCTGTCACATCAATAGTGATCTTAGGGAAAGTGATGGTGACAGCCTGTCTGGATAAACTGGTCCGAGTTTATGAGCTACAG TCCCATGACCGCCTGCAGGTGTACGGGGGTCACAGTGACATGGTGATGTGCATGGCCGTACATAAAAGTGTG ATCTATACAGGCTGTTATGATGGCAGTGTTCAAGCTGTGAAGCTCAACTTGATGAAGAACTACCGCTGCTGG TGGCAGAATTGCGCTCTGATCTTCGGCATGGCGGAGCATCTTGTACAGCACCTTGTCAGAGATCACAGCAACCCCAATCTGCAAGCGGTCAAATGTCGCTGGAGAGGCTGCAGCACATTTTTTGGCACACAGCAGTCTGTTAAGCAG